agattgttagtatggacatggacttttatataacaagctacatattaaatgaaagttaattactgtaattttacatgaatttgaaagtaatttgagaaaacagaaaatgatatgtataattaatttggtatttttctgtaaaaaaaaaaatagaaatatccatagtttgtcattactggcatgttacttaaaataacaggcggtttgtttatttacggataatgtcttcaattctacagttttataacctatttaaaaaaaatagaaaaattacagtagaaatttagagtcaattaccataaaaataggattttttttaattttttttaccgtGCATATAAACCTTTCCTCTCTTTTCCCAGAAAAACCTTCCCCAGAGCCTGGGCTACaagtgtccactgcagaggaattAAAACCCTTTGATGGAGTAACTGAAATGACTTCACCGGGCACAGGAATCACTCTAGAACCGGAGGCGGCTACCACGTCACCTGCAGTGGAGGACAGTTCACTCCAATGGGAACACAATGTCAGTGTCTTCTTCACCCAGACTCCTTGGGACGTGGATCAGCCCACGGGATCCGGTATGCTGCCAACCTTGTCTGAGGGGGAAACAATGACAACCAGTCCCCCTGGCGGAGAGACCAACCAAACACAGCTCCCTGTGGACAACAAGCAGGGTGACGCCAAAGTAGACCGTAGGTTTCACTCCAATAAGACACCTTGTAATACAAACATATGATTGCCCTTACTTACCTGTGTTGTTCAAGTAACTCTTAGTTTGGAAGAACGTTCTAATGATGAGGCCTGAGTTAACTTTCATAGGATACGATGCCCCCTGGTGTTTCACTAAGAACACTCAAGCTCAGCTGATTAAGCAAATCTGAACGTTTCAAAgggtgctttaaaggcctactgaaatgagattgtattatttaaacaggaataacaggtccattctatgtgtcatacttgatcatttcgcgatattgccatatttttgctgaaaggatttagtagagaaaatccacgataaagttcgccgcttttggtacttcctgaaaaagcctcgcctttaccggaagtcgcagacgatgacgtcgcaagtgtgatggctcctcacatattcacattgtttataatgggagtgtccaacaaaaacagttattcggaccgagaaaacgacaatttccacatcaatttgagcgcggatgaaagattcgtgtttgaggatattgatagcgacggactagaaaaaaaacaaaaaaacaaaaaacgagttacaaaaaacgcgatagcattggcacgtattccgatgtttttaaacacatatactaggataattctgggaaatctcttatctttttattgtgttgctagggttttagtaagtttaatattacctgatagtcggaggtgtacgtccacgggtgtcttgacgccaatgtgtaacgggtgtcgacggcagctgtacggacgatacaagctcagctgatatccggtaagtggcgactttttaaccacaattttttcaccaaaacctgctggttgacattcggttgggatccatgctcgcttgaccgcgctctgatccatagtcaagtttcagctccgggaattttaaacaaggaatcaccctgtgtttgtgtggctaaaggctaaagcttcccaactccgtctttctactgtgacttctccaatattaattgaacaaattgcaaaagattcagcaagacagatctcaaaaatactgtgtaattatgccattaaagcagacgacttttacctgtgtgtgtgtgcttcctaaaaacccgtgacgtcttgcgtacacttcatcattacacgatgtttccaagacaaaactcctgggaaattttaaattgtaatttagtaaactaaaaaagccgtattggcatgtgttgcaatgttaatatttcatcattgatatataaattatcagactgcgtgatcggtagtagtgggtttcagtaggcctttaaatatcaaACTTTAACCAAGACTCATACCAGACTAAACATAGGTTTAGTTTTTTATACTTTACCAACAATTACTGTagctattttttttgcaattcaaACCCACTTTACATTaacaataaatgtacatacagtggtTATTAACTAGTTGCGAGTTGTAAAATGAGAACAAAAAATGGTGACGGACTGAATGCCAAATTTTGCAAGTTACATTCTTGTATTATATTTGCTAGGTATAAATGGTTAGTTCGCCATATATCAACATTATTTTCATTTATCTTTATTATAAGACttactttttgcttttttttatacACCATAAACCTGCACATTTTTTGGAAACTAATTTGAAACTCCATTTGAAATAGAACCCGCACTGAAGGTTTGCGTGTATTCTAACGTGCAAACTCGATagcgcacgcaaagctgatctaccaaACGAGTGTGCGGAGGATTGCTTCCCTAAAATGAGTAAACTTAAGAGCACAATACATTTAGCTGTCTTCGTAAATACATTTAGCTGTCTTCGTGTAAATGCAGAATATTAGAATGCTCACAATACTGAGAGAAGGAGATGAAATTTAGCACtcacagtgtgatttatcaaggctgaaactgttttttttttttttttatgggacGGCGtcgcgcagtggaagagtggccgtgcgcaacccgagggtccctggttcaaatcccacctagtaccaacctcgtcacgtccgttgtgtcctgagcaagacacttcacccttgctcctgatgggtgctggttggcgccttgcatggcagctccctccatcagtgtgtgaatgtgtgtgtgaatgggtaaatgtggaagtagtgtcaaagcgctttgagtaccttgaaggtagaaacgcgctatacaagtacaacccattataacCCATTAtaacaaaccccttttccatatgagttgggaaattgtgttagatgtaaaaataaacggaattcaatgatttgcaaatccttttcaaccagttgaatatgctacaaagacaacatatatgatgttcaaactgataaactgagTATTGAGTATATCTAAAAAGGGAGTGCAAACCTCCGCAATTATGCACCGAGGCAGTGAGAAAGGAGGCAATCGTGCTGCAAACACATATGACAGAGAGAAAAAATATTTCATCCTACGTGTGCCTGTGAACACATTTGAACtgtcagaaatgaaaatagaCCCACAGTATTATCTATTCagcaatattattttataattttatcgCTGTTGGATTACTTAAAGGCTGagcaaaacaaattcaattgatttgTTTTGGTGTGGACAGAATAGTGTAACAGGGTTTAGTGTATGTGCCCCACAATACGGAGCTCCTGTGTTCGATTCCGGGGCTCAGTGTTTttttgtgtggtgtttgcatgttcttcccgtgactgtgtgggttccctccgggtactccggcttcctcccacctccaaaaaaatgcacctggggataggttgattggcaacaataaagtagccctagtgtgtgaatgtgagtgtgaatgttgtccgtctaactttgttggccctatgatgaggtggcgacttgtccagggtgtacaaagccttccgcccgattagctgagataggctccagcaccacgcgcgaccccgaaagagaccagcggtagaaaaatggatgggtggatggatagttTTGGTGTCTGGTAGCGttgtaatttttttcatacatattaatatatctaccccaccttccgcccaattgtagctgagataggctccagctccccccgcgaccccgaagggaataagcagtagaaaacggatggatggatgaatatatctCTTCCATTTTCACCATCAAAATACCGCAGCGCCTCTCAAAGCGAGCTAGGAGTAGGTTTGATGGCCGAGCTTCAACATAGCCTAGAAAAGAGGTTGTATATTATGTTTGTGTGctacatgtcaacaacatgacaaAACGGCAGAGGTTGGGCTTTAGAATGCCCTAAATGTGGAGTTAAATGATTCTTTTTATTGGTGAAAGCCTGTATACACCCCAAATCTTtatttaaatagggcggtctgcacgGCCATTGCCCTTGttacacacccactaatagtacacaccattttatattttgcacataCCGTTTAGCATGGAGGATGCAAATTCCATTTTTATATACTGTTCACTAGTGTAgttattttcaaccttttttgagccaaggcatatttttttaataaaaataaaaagtccatccatccatccattgtctaccgcttattccctttcggggtcgcggggggcgttggcgcctatctcagctacaatcgggcggaaggcggggtacaccctgggcaagtcgccacctcatcgcagggccaacacagatagacagacaacattcacactcacattcacacactagggccaatttagtgtctccaatcaacctatccccaggtgcatgtctttctcccaattgttggatatgaatttaaaccgtAATCAACCATGCATCACTCTTGCTCTTGTCTGAAAGTAGGTGTACCTGTCACACCACGctctgacttatttggaggtttttggtgttttcttgtgtgcagtgttttagtccttgtcttgcactcctgttttggtgttttttcctgttttgttggtattttcctgcagcagtttcatgtcttccttgaatgctatttCCCGCACctcctttgttttcgcaatcaagcctatttaagttgtgcggacgctatttTTCTTtggggggacattgttgattgtcatgtcatgtactgatgtactttgtggatgttgtctctgctccacacacagtaagtctttgctgttgtccagcattttgggttttgtatactttgcagccagttcagtttttatTTCGTTTTGCACAGCTatgcctaagcttcaatgccttttcttagcgacactagccttttgtttatttttagtttaagcataAGATACCTtattacctgcacgctgcttcccactgtcgtctgcatattgtgatcatgacacgacgtgttcccgacatctacgaatcaattagctacctgctgccacctactgatatggaagagtattacatggttacgctgccgagctctagacagcacagacactcaacaacggcacattattaacggattataattacttgtgtgcgaaaaatatttttgacccaattaggtgaaattacataatctactaaggcacaccagactgtatttcacggcacagcggttgaaaaacactgcattagtcCATACAAAAATGacaatccttaaaaaaaaaacatttttaatctaGAAATAGTTTTTCAATttgaaaacaatgtaaaaaaaaaaccttttgtgtcTTGTCCCACCTAATTTGTCTGCTGGCTTATTGCAGCTCCACAACAACCCCCTAACGGCAAGAAAAGGATGAATGACGTTCCACAGACCGATCATCGGGAGGGCAATGAATCAGGGAGTGAGTAGCCATGATGTGTCACCGACACTCAAACTGTGGATAAAATCAGCCAGTGGTCGTGATTTTTCATCGAACTTTTTGTCTCCCTGCAGACTGGCTGGTCATCCTCTGCGTTATTGTGGCAGTAGCTGCTATCTTCTTTGTGTGTGTGGCTGTTGCTAAAAGGAAGAGGTATTCACATACAATTCTCTATATTCCAGAAAATGGTTCTAATAAATGAACAGGGTAAAAAAAACTAGGTTGCCAGATGCAGCGATGTTCTATATCTCCTGCCGCAGTGAAGCCCGTTTAAAACTACAGAACCACTCTGGCATTcattaaaaaagtaaacaaaacacaattaaTGGGCAAAAACTAtgaatttgatatatatatatatatatatatatatatatatatatctatatatatatatgtatatatatatatatgtatatatatatatatatatttatatatatatatatatatatatatatatatatatatatatatatatagatatatatatatatatatatatatatatatatatatatatatatatatatatatatatatatatatatatatatatatatatgatgaccCTATGAAAAGGGTCCAGCTACAATACACTCATATAGATAGtatgtttgttttaaaaatatttccatAAATCTGTTATGGTGACGGCGTTTGAAGTGACGCTAAATTAGCAATTATCTCATTAGCTTTTGAATAGAGGCAGCCGTGATGCTGCTTAAACGAACAAAGACTATTGCAAAGTGGGTTTGAGTGTTTATGCTAGTATTAACCCACACCGGAACTTACATCTCAGCCGCTTTCACCGATCAAACACGTAAATCAGATCATGCAAGCAAGTTTGACAAGTTGATTAATCGCAAAAAATAATCGCCGAATCGTCAACTGCTAAAAAAATTGTTAGTTGCAACCCTAGTTTTTTAAGACAAGGTAGATCACCTGAGGGCCCCGGGGCCAAATCTGGTCCGGCTCATTATTTTATGTGGAAAGCCTGGAAAGAATATGCcctaataaaatgcttaatcttttcttactaaatatattttttctttcccTTTTGCCATTAAAagtcatgtactgcatgcaattgcatatcttttcaaattaaatataatcgaaatcaaaatattatattatcatgtattccaaaaatatgttttttttaaaataaagataaatactgtacctaaatatctgcttaaattatgatttcaaaacaaatcatCAATAAAATTGTAAACTGTAAAATTGGccatagattttacggttaaattgcgcttttttaccgtaaaatcaactaTTGGTATAATTTTTCTATGTGCAGTAGGAcactaaaacatttaaaacaaacaaaaaaaaacccattaaAACAAAGATATatcacggtaaaaaaaaaatcaaagcattAAGACAACaagattttaccataaaaaaagaAACAACTGGCAGATCTATTGCTTTAATTTTACCTACAAAAACAGGGGTATTGTTTTctcattccattccatttattatattttcttatatgctgtaaaaaaaacaactgcttttactgtaaaattctggtgactgagctgccagtttttaaagtaaaatttacttgttttttttgcagcttatgtaaataaacatatattggttaatgtattttatatatatatatatatatatatatatatatatacatatatatatatatatatatatatataaatatatatatatatatatatatacacatatgtatatatatatatatatacacatatatatatatatatatatatatatatatatatatatatatatatatatatatatatatatatatgtatgtatattcattcgttaggtcatgaaaaaacacaagaggctatttaatccctacaagcctgtttcgcaggtttccctgttcTTCAGGGGATTTGAAGGGAAATGTATATGCGTCTCGTCATGATCCTGCAATTTTTGTGTCGACATGTCAAACTGGAAGGAGGGGCTAATTTCTTCCAATTTTCAAGGTGGCAGAGAGACAGTTTTGAAATGTCAGTTTtagggacccccccccccccccccatttttattttttttgccttacCCGACGCGCCTGCAAAATATGGGGATTTTTTTGTGCATGTTAAGGGTGTGTAAACGTATACAAGAAAAAACACAGCAATTTCTGAGGATTTCAGGGGGAAAATCCCccgaagagcagagaaacctgtgaaataggcttgtcgggatgaaatagcctgtgtgttttttcctgacctaatgtatattccgTTCAACCCCCGTATAAAGCACTGTATAACAAATAAACCACAGAAATCTCGACCATGTATATTCATATCACTCACTGTGGAaatcggccctctgagggcatccataactgcgatgtggccctcaatgaaaacgggtttgacacccctgagataGATAATGCAACACGTGCGTGTGCTTTTCGCAGCTGGTGTGGCAAGAAGCAAACCCTGACGATCACCTCCAAAGAGAGCGAGGGGAACGGAGCAGCGGGAGTCGTAGCATCCAACTCCCAGGCCCAGGAGAGGGAGCAGGAAATGGTGACCCTCATGAGCAAGGAGAAGATCCAGGAGAACGGCAACACAGAGGAGTTCACCGCCATCACGCTAGAGGAGACGGCTGATAAAGAGGTGTGAGGTCGGGCAGTTAAATGGCGTTCTTAATTGCTTTGGTGGTCAGCACTGGATGGACACTTGGCGGGTGTTAGCTCATCGATATGTGTCATGTAGAATCTTAGCGATGGCATATTGTTTCTCATAATAGTGAGGGTAGGCGGGGGGGATGGGAAACATGCGTAACTTGGGTgggagtgtgtttgtgtgccaGTTTTTGTGTACATGTAATGTTTGTTTTCCACAAAAAGATTGTTTGCTTTTTTGTTTTATATAAGGAAGTGAACCAATCAGCCGAAATGTGAGAAAACCCAAACTACGACAATGGAATTGAATGAAAAATCCTGTGTCATATCAAATATGAGCAAAACAATCAATAACATATTCTGTATTTGTCCTGACATttcctctagaccaggggtgtcaaacgtacggcccgcgaacaggttttatccggccagcgggatgagtttgctcagtatAAAAACTGAGTtggaatttttgaatgaaagaaaccgctgttttaaatttgtccactagatgtcgcaatagcaattctttgtatctttgtagatgatactacatatgttaaaaaacaacaacaaaaaaacacttgcgttagtgcaccagtcgaggaaaatgagcaaacttcataaataacattctgtaattagattttgatattatttttccatcttgatagattgaaaatgaacaccaatgagttgactgatgaacactatcacataatgtattcagtaagtataaataacaataaataaaaatagaatactattatgtaagttaaaaataaaaaaagcaacaacattatgatttgtacattttaaaaatgtgattGTTGTATTTCAAAACAAAGaacacaatctgaagttgtctttattgttaagttatcgtgccgtgattttaccagtccgacccacttgtgagtagacttttctccatgtggcccccaatctaaaatgagtttggcaTCCCTGGTCTAgactatattgtttttttttaagacagcTGGGCATGTGCCACTATTTTAATTTATGCCTATGTATATAATATTGGGAgcagttttatttttaaatgcccATGCTGTCATATAATAAAATGATGTGCCGTTTTCTGTTTACTTGTTTTTTGACTGTGGATATAAAATATGAGGGGAAATGTTGTCGTCAAGATTCCATGCATCTTTCACTTTTTTGCTTTAAAAATGGAATGTTAACTAAACTTAGCACCTGACATTCACTCACATTTTAAACTCCCCGTTTTTATTACTAACTCAATGGTTAAATATCTGACATTCAATGCAGTGAATTTCTGTTTGATTCAAGTACACAAATGTTGTATTTCCTGTATTTAGAAGGCCATGCTTTGGTGTGGACAAGCTTTATTCAAATCCAATAAATGTTCAAGATTTGTTCAGTGAGACATTTTGAAATAAAACACGCCCTACAGTGTCATTACAAAAGGGAGAGTGTGGTGTTTTTTGTGTTCTCCCTGTCTTCTCTATTTTTCAGTTTCTTTCTTCAGTCTAATTGTCCCCAACGAGGCACACCTGCTACTTATCACTCTTCCGGTAGCATATAAGCTCAtcaccgccagctggtccctgccggtTATTGTTTCCTGAACCCCGCACTGACATGTGCTACTCTGGTTCTGCTGCCCTGGTACGTTGCCTTCGCATATTCTTGTTAACCTTGACCTCgttgtgttttgtttcctagtcaCCTTGTTTTAAGAAGACTGTTTTTACTGCGCTCAGCGTATCCTGGTCATTTCTCCGCCGACCACTGAAAGATACTACTTTTGTTAAATTgtcatggtgtgcacttttgccccatcacACTTTGTTACCATTTTGGActaattaaatattttcatttcttATGCGCCTACCTTACCTTcattctctgcatcccggggtccacccttgaacATTGCCTAACATAATAACCGGCCAACATAATAACCGGCCAGACTAATGGACCCCGCAGAGACAGACCCAGCAAGACCGGCATTACAACAGGCAAATCGTCCGGGTCAACAAGAAGAACAGTTTGGTATACTTGGGGCGTGCGTCAACGCCATGGCGGAACGCCAAGAAACCCGCCTCGACGCATTGGAGAGACAACTAAGTAGCGTACTCACCGTACTGCAGGCCATGTCTCCTCCCGCGGCCGTCCTAGCAGTCCCGTAGTTACCGCCACTTCCAGAAGACACTCCTTTGCCTAGCGACACTCCTCCAGTCCTTTGAGTCCTCCAAAGgtgactcctcctcctcccagGCTTATCGATGGACACCAGGCGTTCACGGTCGAGGCCATTCTCGACGTGAGGAGAAGGGGCAGGGGTTTCCAGTATCTGGTCGACTGGGAGGGTTACAGCCCCGAGGACCGATCTTGCGTCCTGCGGTCTCTTATCCTTGACCCTTCCCTCTTAACTGCTTTTTTTGATCGTTTTCCCGAGAAACAGGTAAGCCGCCTGGTGTCGTCCATTAAGGGTAGGGAACTGTGGTGTTTTTTTGTGTTCTCCCTGTCTTCTCTATTTTTCAGTTTCTTTCCTAAGTCTAATTGTCCCCAACGAGGCACACCTGCTACTTATCACTTCCCGGTTGCATATAAGCTCGtcaccgccagctggtccctgccggtTATTGTTTCCTGAACCCCGCACTGACTTGTGCTACTCTGATTCTGCTGCCCTGGTATGTTGCCTTCTCATATTCTTGTTAACCTTGACCTCgttgtgttttgtttcctagccaCCTTGTTTTAAGAGGACTGTTTTTGCTGCGCTTAGCACCTCCTGGCCATTTCTCCGCCGGCCACTGAAAGATACTACTTTTGTTAAATTCccatggtgtgcacttttgccccatcaccCTTTGTTACCATTTTGGActaattaaatattttcattttttgtgcgcCTACCTTGCCTTcattctctgcatcccggggtccacccttgaacATTGCCTAACAGGAGAGACTGTACTCGAAAAGAGGAAGTGAGGTTGCCATGGAGAAGTGATGCCACAGCATGCCATGCAGTACAGGAAATGGAGAAGAAAAGAAATGTTAATGCAAGACTCGGGTAAAGTTTGAGAGAGAGATGCAAGTTTGGACACACAACAACAAATCAGTTACATTGTCGAGGGGCTGaaataattttacacattttaGATGATTTCCGCTTGTTAAAAGTACAACACTGggtttggtgaaaaaaaaaaaaaaaaaaaaaaattgatttttaaggaataataaaatgaaatgacttatatttgtatatttatactTTTAATAGTTGTTTctaagcactttacattgagaaacCCATATATTGAAGCTATATATTAACACCAGGGTTTATGATgggtgccttgcccaaggacacaatggtaaTGACGAGAATGGCAGACGTTTCTGAACTACCAGCTGTGCCACTCCGCCTCAACTATAACTTGTATAGATAGTCAATTACTTCAAGATTGTACTTCACCGTGTCCCGGAAACTGCATCCCTCACATAAATGGTCTCCAGTTTTAAATACTACAAcctttatattggaaaaaaaattgttgcttatttttttaaga
The nucleotide sequence above comes from Nerophis ophidion isolate RoL-2023_Sa linkage group LG12, RoL_Noph_v1.0, whole genome shotgun sequence. Encoded proteins:
- the LOC133563444 gene encoding CD44 antigen-like, which codes for MAEGRKNQTHLNLPSISRQGLPKMWTLLLGVTLGLLASCRSEQLQVNSRSCSYAGVFLVEGEARHFLTFDNALKVCEQEQSVMATHDQVRQAFDQKMETCRHGWISNMSTAILRHTHHENCAMNSTGFILHPRQDLNESFDAYCFDETVGPEMNCDKAFDRSPEKPSPEPGLQVSTAEELKPFDGVTEMTSPGTGITLEPEAATTSPAVEDSSLQWEHNVSVFFTQTPWDVDQPTGSGMLPTLSEGETMTTSPPGGETNQTQLPVDNKQGDAKVDPPQQPPNGKKRMNDVPQTDHREGNESGNWLVILCVIVAVAAIFFVCVAVAKRKSWCGKKQTLTITSKESEGNGAAGVVASNSQAQEREQEMVTLMSKEKIQENGNTEEFTAITLEETADKEV